AAACCTCAAAATGTAAGGGGTACAAACTGAAAATGTGGAATATCAGAGATGTCTACATCGCCACGCTATTAGATGACAATGTTCCGCTATAACATGATCTACGAATCACCCAGTTATatccagtgccagcgtttttggcgcgtgtccttgataATCTGCCCACTGCATCAAAGACAAGACATTCGCACTTCGCGTTTttgggatgtgtccttgagtacactgtccagtcagtggcatctgttgccaattcgtctgagagtggtaccacctcctaaacagatgtgacatctgcaatctgccaatcacatttGTCggctttctcgcccacattttgtggcaaagataagatactcgctctcaacgttcccattacttattttacacgccagaaacggtggcattGGCTGTACATCTGTTATTTCATATGACGAAACCCATATTTCCTGATCTGGTATAACTTCCCTTGTGAGAGATTGAACATTTTCATATCAGGGCGCAAAACGATATTCAAGCATTGTTATAGTCCACGGAAGTTTtcttttgtgtacttttctacaAATATCTTAAAATGATGGTTTTAGAGTTTTTCAAACGAAATATTAGCTAAGAAGATCACGCTATACAAGTCTTTATAAGACAGTGACTGTgtaaaaagaaatacatttgaagaTAAAAAAGATCTGTTTTGAGTTTACATTTTGTGTGGGTTTTCAATGCTCTGATAACATAATGGCATAACTGATATTTACCCCATTCGAACTgaagtattcatttcaaactcttCTATCAGTAAGTTAACTTCCAAACGCTTaggatttctttctttctgaatAGTCACTACTTTATTTGCTGATATGAAATTCTGAATTGATTACAAGTGAGGTGGGATGAGTGGAGAGTTGTTTATGAAGCAATAGTAGGTTTAAATTTATCGCAGATGTCGACGGCTTCAGTTAGTTAGCTTTAACTTGAAGGAAACGCAGTGAAAGCGCAACTCGGCTATCAAGATACTCTCATACttcactaggcctatattaatcaGAAGCTGATTGTACTAACTCTGCAGCATGGTGTTGAGCTATACTCTATACACAGCTAATCTGATTCCAGTTGGTCGATGACCAAACGTTGGGCTCTAATAATAACTAGGCTAtataacaaaacagaacaaactaTGTTAGCTGCAAACTGCTACGCACAAGCCAATCAGTAGACGAAATAGACAAGCGTGGCTTTGTCCACAAAATGAACCCAAAATGAACCGACAACAACGATACTACGTCACAATTCAGAAAGGGCCGTGATTTGCTGTTGCTATAGCAACAGTGATTGCTTCCTGTAAACATACTTCCGGTGCAGTCACAAAGTAATTTTAATCAAAGTGTACTTAGTGGAGAAAATGGAAGAGACACGACGGATGTTTCCTTAGTTCGTTTCTTTTAACGAGAAACATTTCAATGGACATCTACCCGTGATAAATGTCAGTCACTATTTCTGTGATGCATGTACTCTACGTGCATTTTGTTCCTTGGCGGGAGATCTCCCATGCCAGCCACAACGTAGCATaagggataaaataaaataattcttaaaatataacatgcataattaattaattcatattttccgcccaagaacaagtctttcactgcaaacccagcaccaatcttccctctttttccACCttcctatcatctgatatctacttcAGCCCCGAACATTTTTCCCATTCAACATTCTTtgcaatgcatccttcagtaggcagtttcttcttagcctcTTCAGTTTCAGCGTTATTCTTTCTGCAACAACTTTTTCTAGATAATTAACTGCTTTCGTTGTTTTTGATTTGACGTTCGTTGAtcaaattttgaagaatattggtgAAACCGACCGAAACTGCTGTTGATTTGGCGTTTGTCAATAGAATATGGAAGAATATTAGTGAAACCGATCATAAGTTGCTAATTTGTTGTATGATCGTGAAGTTTTGAATACGTTGGTAAAATCGGCAGTAGGGTAACTGTTGTCAATTGGATATTTGTTATTCTAATTTTGAAAAACACTGGAGAAATCGGCAGTAACTTATTAACCCCGGAACACTTACCAGGGTGCTCGAGTACCCCAGAGATTTCTAAATTTACTGATAGATGGCGACACAATATCGCTGGACTGGTAGGAATTCTAGTACTCGTAACTGAAGGTACTAGAGTCCCTACCAATCCGGCGATATTGAGTCGCCTTTAGAAACCTCTGGGGTACTCGAGCACCCCGGTAAGTGTTCCAGGGTTAATTTGTTGTTTATCAATAACAATTTTAAGAAATTGAAAAGGCCGTAACTGTTGTTAATTTGATGCTTGTTATCAAATTTTTATTAAAGTTGGTGATACCAGCCGAAACTGTTGTTAACTGTGacgttttttaaagaaaatatgtcAAAGACTTTTGGTAAACCAGTCATAGCCTAAATACTATTAATTTGAAGtttactcaattttgaaaaagtTGGTAAACCAGCCGTAACAGTTGTTAATTTAAAAGGGGAGACGGATGAAATTTTGgttattttcagttaaaaatagcATTTTAGATTTCTTGTGAAAAATTAATCAGAAATATCTTATTAGGCCTGTATGTTAAGCAAGTTTCAATGCTATGCGGCGtttgaaagcataaaaattacacaatatacagggtgtttccgggctagtgttacaaactatCAGGGATGatgaagggcacatgtataaatttgagataaggaaccctggtccggaaataactgagttgaaagttacaagcaaaaatagttgtgtggaaatgaaataattttattcctctgtagcCTACACcttatatgtgtatttatctgtacattttacacatactgtattcatctgacgttgtttacgttgtctacttacagtattccactCAGTGCGCTGTCTGTgtggtggggacaggaaactacactaagcAATACAGAtaacgtaatgtgtaacggacatgaccAGTCCTGATGTGCACGTCTGCAGACAGCAGTGTATTtgcacaagttgcagtgtccaatccaggtatgctcaaaattgtaaaagcgccgattacacggatgatgctgagCTGCATAACACGCACTGTGTACGGAccgggctccgcaactacattgcagcactgcctgtggcatagttcttacactcttacaaatatggataataaactgaatttgagaaaggaaagagtatacactgcaatattcagttattaaattatttattatatttaatagactatagttatgatataataatatcatagataatatcattttcatattccactatatagcctactttggggtctattcaacatctggattcttttctgcaagtaatcgggaatatatttccaacgaatttactgcaatgcgctaaagatgctcatctgttaatcgggacctatgtttggatttagtaaccttcattctcgaaaataattgttcgcacacgtatgtcgaggcgaaggtagctaacatagtggcaacgaataagctcatcttgtaatattttgttttgttcattttttcaaataattctatgcttgtcaagtcatattctctgcatttagttccgAATTCTACGTTAGTTAGTaataactcgtcctggaactgcactctcacggattgtactaaatttatgaaaagattaacaaaaatactaatatcaatctccatacgtctaaaatcactaaatctatgttctgtgaattcacatttgaactgttgcagtacagagacataattaactatattttgttcaggcaccatacatctctttacaagttcaccatccgtgaagggttttagtgccttagctaattcccaacatactacataggctaacttgcttctaaacatagactctgaattgttcgactctcttcaatgtttgtcctttcatgaagtgctttcaattcttgaagctgtagtgcacgttgcatccctgaaaaattattttatcaaaatatctatttctgctggaataatatcaccacaataataataataataataataataataataataataataataataataataacgttggtatatgaaaataggctatattacagaaaacagcttctctgtcacttcggcatgttctgggtagcagagcctataatgtagttttatgttgctcagtagtattcctgacagtaccttacaatatagtaatcactttccgttttcaccgaacgtacaacaaaaataggcTTCCTCCCACaatgtacggaatgatcgtttgcttacagaaggttttgattgtgtcattgtcccgcactgttcgtgcgtttagtaagtacttgaattgccttctgcagccatccgtcgagcttcgaacgaggaacagcacgctctacattcgaaggttgtgattacagaacgtaatcgcgagtcagagaatgagcatacctgatccAATCGATCAGTccaagtgaaatggaggagtacacgaaagTGGCATATGCAGACATAATTTTCGAATacgaatgagccaatgggaacagtagacaagcttacagattgtatcgggacaaatACCCACGtaagagacatccggcccataccatctttccacgactgttccattggttaagggaaggagggcacgtggtgccaaattacaattccatttccacacaactatttttgcttataactttcgactcagtcatttccagaccagggttccttatctcaaattgatacatgtgccctttcccaTCATCCATGAACGCCAGCCCGGAAACATCGtgtataaatggctgcacccaTGAACTTTAATTTCATGCATAtgttacaagctgttttctcacgcTTGTTTTTCCAGCACATTTCGTTGTGTTCGAAGtttaaaggctcttacaattttgatgctaggaacatgaaatttttactggatGTTCTATaactgtggttaacaaaatagaGAATCACTTTTTTGATAAactgaataattttgaaattaagaaataaaacatatttagtggacactaaaactttaaattttgaagttgcatttctttttaatttttgtctcCCATTTAGAGatgtaaatttcaaattttggTTACGTAATTCTTTTTTAACCATATCTGAGATGCTGTAAAAAAGAGCGATGCATgaggagatagattttgaaaacacacaaattatttttcttaaatttgaaTAACTCAAAAATAATTCATCTGATCACAATGAAATTTATATGCAAGAATATTTAAGCAAAGGGACgaagtgtacaaaatataaagtctttatcttaaaaattgtataaattataaattttacacatcaccCACATCACATCGAACGTTAAGTTCGTAaaacaaatattgaaaaatgttatcAAAACCAGTCCGTGTTTGCGCGGTGTGGGTCACTACAGAAAGCAGAAATTCGTAGAAgagcaatattaaaataatgaaatggacaACATTGTAGATATAACTACTGAATGCCAATTTAGATGGCTTGAATGTGGTAACAGCCTCCACTACCATGCACCACTGCACGGGGCAACGAACCCAGATACCGCAGCAAGGCCAGACTACGGTATAAATTGTTACGTCGACAACAGCTGCGGCCCAGAGACACAATACAACTTGATGGACGCCCGTGCGATGTCGCCACCATCGCGCCGTTATGGGACAGGTAAGTACAGCGGAGTCCAAGTAAATTGGATACATTCCGCACCGCTTCACTTCgcttttatttctctctctctcctccacGTCCCCTCCAACGGTCCATCACCGAGTCTTTTCCATTTGTCTCTGCGAGGCGAACGGATATTTTCCAGACGAAAGAATTACCTGTTTGTGAATGTTTCCAGTTTATACGGGACAATCTACTCCCCATACAACCAGCTTACCCCACTTTAATGCGATCGTCAGGTGTTAATTCGTGCGCCGCGCCGGTCTGAAAACTGTTATAAGTTACGTGAGCCAATTTTAAACTCCACGAAATGAAGTCAGACATGTTCGACCAAATGAAAGATGCGAGAAACGCATTTGCCGTGGCCTTATTTGGATTTAAAATGAAGATGTTATCttaaactacagtatatttaataccctacttctatttatttacaataatagtaTGACCTTATATTTTGCCTCTTTCTCATTTGCAGTGGAACTGTAAATCATGTGTTCATCTTTATTTTTTGGCCATACTACTTTTGTgtccattattttataactccATAAATTGTTACTTAttgagcatttatttatttacttattaacgtTTAATAACATTTATCTACGAGCCTGCTCTACACAGAAAATAGAAGTCACTCTGGTGCGTTATCATTGCTAAATGTCAGTAATTCAGTACTTGTAAAAGATAAACAACACAAACCTATGTGTACAGTAAATTAAAGAGCAAAAAATAAAGATCCTTTTATCTATAGCAATCAAAACTCGactgggatttaactgactattgcacgattagaagaaagtatataaagattagaagaaataaaatattctaatacaataagattagaagaaataaaatattctaatacaataaactattaattgtcttgaaaatgtattattgtaccatctcttcCTTACAAATATTCCACTAGATAGCATTAGTGCATTATGATCAGTTGTTCTCTTGtaaccagttgtgccaactatacaatcttcattgaactctatgtgcgattactagtcaagaaagctttgttgagtcagtttcattttattaaaacagttacattccactCCAAttatacctctctctctctctctctctctctctctctctctctatatatatatatatatatatatatatatatatatatacatatatatatatatacatatatatatatttattgggttattttatgacgctgtatcaacatctaggttatttagcgtctgaatgatatgaaggtgataatgccggtgaaatgagtccggggtccagcaccgaaagttacccagcatttgctcgtacctcaaccaggtaacttgcccctacccggattcgaacccgggccacctggtttcgcagccagacgcgctgaccgttactccacaggtgtggatacgtGACTGCCCATAaaatcatacagcagaagctataacataatataaataaggtaagtgatagaaaagttttaattaaggatgacggaataaacatgaatcctttttaaaaaatacaattaatgaaagtagaatgttggcaaacaaagaaacaaatgctagggaggtggtaaaattgtaggataagcagccgtggttggttgaaacacatcgGTCCGTACCGTTTTGTTAGTCAaaggtagtatgacgtagtaaaagtgtaataaacgTAATAGTCTACGCAATTCATTTTCCTTCAATAggctaataaatattttaaacattgttACAGGATTACTGAAACCGAGACAATTTCCTCTCACTCCCTATCTCCAATCTCTTGTCACGACCGAAGTACAAGAGCTGaatctataggcctatgtattgcgACTGAAATATGTATGCAAACACGATTTTTGAAATCTGTATTAAGATTTCATCTAACTTACAGTTTAACTGTTTCTTTATCATTTGTTAATAAAGCTTTGATATATTTAAAAAGACTGATTATGTAGTCCACTGTGACGTCATCTACAGGTAATATACCATATTGGCGCGAAGCAAGCGTGCCGACTACATGCGCGAATATGTTGTAGccctaatattttacaatttaaaacttAAGCatacaaataacttatattacatAATGTTATTCAGCGGTAACTTGTTAATAATATACATAATGTTATTCAACGGCAacttatatatgcatttctgtgctcgaggttgcggttaGAGGAGACGGacaattatagcagcagtagagcagtctcttcgaagattagtacaagacgctgtggatggcatccgtcgtctacctgaggtgtggaggcggttcctcatgttggaggagattatTTCTGAGCACTACAACAATGTCACTGTtccaaaatgttttctttgttgttaattcaaatgttgccactaattattaaATGACCCATGTATAACTTCAAATTTTTGTGAAACacctcaataaattattattattattattattattattattattattattattattattatatgaccaTATATTTTGATCAACCTATATTTAGATGacagtcatcatcataatcattatcatcatcgaatACTGCAAAATTTGACACCATTTTATataaaactgtataataatttgATCCCCTCTGTTTTGCACagactatattttttttttttacatatagtaATGTCAGTTGCACaccgaaatatataaaaaagttatTCCAATGCGAAACGCTAACAaagcattattataaattaatattaataacatcgTATTAATTGGAGCATAAAATTGTACACAATTCACAGAAAGACCGCGAATTCATACACCTATACTCAGAACGTTAAATTAGTAACGACCACGTGCGCCCATGTGATGCTTTTATGGCCTCTGccgaattaattacattaataaagctAAACATTCGTTCAGAGTCACGGATTGTGTTAGAATGGAAACAATAGCAGCACAAATATTGTAACAGCCCCATTTATAATAATTCTCAGGTTTAAATATTACGAAATAGtgggaaataaaacaaaaaaaaattcctaaaaTCATCAGATTATTATCAGTTCGAATTTATATATAGAATGCATAGGCACTAAACAAAATAAGCAGTGCAGTGTAAATTGTAAGACTTTCTCTTACATATCACTCAAATGAATAACATTATGGGAAACATTTTTTATATATCGACTAAATTTGCAGAATTTCGAAGAAATGTTAGTTTTGTAAAGATTTGAGACGAAACCTGATTCCCAATTCAATTAATTACTGTATACTAAGTTGCGGAATTGATCAAACTGCCTTAGAAAATTTAGCATGAATAAAGTCACTATTCACATGTTCGCTAATTCGTGGTGTAACGCATCTTTTCCCACTCGCGGCAACCTTGCAGCTATTCACGGTCATGCGCAGCAATGGCTAGTCTCACGAATGTGACACATAGTTTCTCATTATACGTTTTACCTTACctaacaattcaatttctttatccCAGAAGAAATAAGATATAGAAAGCGTAAATAAAAGACATAAAAATAAtgactgaatttatttttattgttgctaaaGGTGTAATAGTTTAAGTATGAAGTTAATGGATTATTACAATGATAGGGGAAGACCGTGTATATTGGACCACCTAAGTTTGAATGGCCGTAACTCACTTATCATATTGAGAAAAATGTCCCTGAATTTTTTATGATGGTAGATTGCCATAATAAATCCCTAAGTAGAATAAgacttcactaattttaattctagtacttcaaaaataaaatttaatcaaaattttgaagccgtgtaacttgagccagggtcgtgtaacatgaaccagaggatcgtgtaacttggaccaggcatattaaacacatttaactcctataatgttgtttattcaaacaaaaatttgtgtcaagcaatgatttcacatacaacagtaataaaatagttcatttgtaattgttgcacattcttcgtgggcccattttccacaccgattgcactgaatccagtctttgttctcactttcaccacaaataacacagcgtgttttggatgtcaccttaactttcgaatcaaataattttctcttctttgcggCCTTCCCATCTGATTGTTGCTGCAGAGCATTCTTGTGTGGCGTAGCGGTCAGCACCACGCCAGATGCATTGTATCTCGTTCCGGATTTTCTCTGTCCAGATTTTGAAGACGAAGGCAAAGGGCTTATTTCCTTCACTGACACATATTCTGTGAGACCAGAAAGTAGCTCCACATTGTCTCCCATCTTTTTCTCTGctgatgctgctgttgttgctccttCCACTTCTGCTGCCCGAGATACTAATGGTGATGGCCAAAGACCAGTGTACCTGAAGCCATTCATTGTAATCTGCATATTTGCTGCTCTGTGGAATGCCACTCCTACCAGTGAGGCAATGTGCTGGACATTCAGCTGCTGTCCTGGAAGTGCCCTCATCTTCGTTGATATGGCAGCTGACATGAATGTGTTCAGAGGTTTGAAGAACGACACGTGCAGCGGTTGGAGACGGTGCGTGCAGTGCGACGGTAGAGATAACATAATCACACCGTACTGACGGCAGATCTCAATCGCTTTCAGCGACtgcgtaaggctactgtgaccaTCTAAAATCAACAATACTTTCTCCTCAGGGCCGGGTTTgacagttctaatgaagtgcCTAATCCATTCACAGAATGTGTCAGAATCCATCCATCCCTTATCCTGACAGCGGAAGATGGTGTTAGGAGGTGCTCCAAATGTGAGAGACTCCATCATTTTTTTCCTATCGTAAATCAGCATAGGAGGTACAAAGAAGCCACTCGCACTCATGGCATACACTCCTGTAACATTCTGACCTCGCTCACACGAAGAAATGGCTCCAACCTGATGTTTTCCCCTCTGTTCCAGAATCTTCTCTTGGCGTTGAACGACAGTGTGGGATGTCTCGTCCATGTTGAATATTCTGACTGCAGTTAATTTGTGTTGGTCGACAAGTTGTTCCAATGTGTCAAAGAACTTGCCGACTACAACCCTGTTGAATCCTGAAGCCCTGGCAAGTGATGTGGCTTCTGGCTGCCTAAGGCGAAGTTCGGGATGGCGCTTCATAAAGCCGGAAAACCATTCTTTGCCGGCAGACTTCGTTTCCTTGTTAAACCGAGTGGCAAGTTTATTCTTCTCTGCAATCTCGTATGCTAATTGCATAACACTTCTCTGTGTCAgtctgaaattaaagaataagcagattaagtattaggcctatattaagtttgattgaattaagttgtaggcctaatgtaggcCCTAATATACATTTTGTTGTAATGTATTTACCCATAGAACATTTTTTCTAGCTGCAGAAGATGTGTCACAAGATCATTTTCCACCTCTTGTGACAAGTCAAGTGGGTGACCGGGCTGTCTAATTTTAGCATCCTTccttttgttgtatcttttaagGGTGGCACTAGGTATATTATACCTTCGTGCAGCCTCATTGACGCCAACCCCTTCCGATATTGCAACTAAACCGAGTTgcagattttcttctttccacttcccaaacactcccttcgcttttcttgcctgtcttgtagtcatctgtaaagaaatggcgaaagcagaattcgctaaaaagttgtaattgtcgacccaccaaatgaaacgaagtcttattacataatttaagaaataaaatattattaacattgaaatgaactaaagtaatgttttataatattattatttatataatattatataaataatattataattatatgtccttacaaaattttcatccactgacctctgatttttggaaattcacactagtgaagacataatggacaattttatcttctaaatttgttatattgtaagggttggtacattttagcattggctcaagttacacgctttgtgatggttcaatttacacgcattgtaaaagaaacacttaaaaattatttacgtaaaaactactttacaaacattgatataaatttcactCAACTTACCTCAAACACTGGTATTTCATCCTATGTATAAGGCAGTCTTGTATTTCTTAACGTCTTCGCACAACACGCTGTCAAACTATTGTGAAAAGATTTGAAGAATTTGGGGACAGAATGTTCGACACCGTTATGACCATGTCAAGCCAACCCTTCATTATGAGATTTATGGACAGTTGCCTACCATGTAGAAGGTTCAAAGCGCTGTATAAAGTACCTTGCAAACTATCCCGGAAATAGTGATTGCATCGGTGGCTCAAGTTACAcactggtccaagttacacggaCTTCCCCTATTACTGTTCACAGTCTATTTTCTTTAACTGTTTTTTAAGATAGAGACAAATAATCTCTCATTATTTTAAGTAAATgtgtgtaattaatttttcacaaatttacataaaaacatatacagagtgtttccgaggtggtgttacaaactttcagggatgatggcgaagggcacatgtatcaatttgagatatggAACCTtgctccggaaatgaccgagtcgaaagttacaagcaaaaatatttctgtagaaatgaaataattttattcctctgtacactttatttatgtgtatttatctgtacaccttacacatactgtattcatctgacgttgtttacgttgtctacttacagtattccattcagtgcgctgtctgagggatggggacaggaaactattctaaagcaatgcagatagcgtaatgtgtaaggGACATGgtaggtcctgatatgcacgtctgtagatagcagtgtatgtgtacaagttacagtgtccagtcgatcagtcctagtgaaatggaggagtacacgagagcggaataagcagacctgattttcgaatacggatgagccaat
This region of Periplaneta americana isolate PAMFEO1 chromosome 13, P.americana_PAMFEO1_priV1, whole genome shotgun sequence genomic DNA includes:
- the LOC138711580 gene encoding uncharacterized protein, whose product is MTTRQARKAKGVFGKWKEENLQLGLVAISEGVGVNEAARRYNIPSATLKRYNKRKDAKIRQPGHPLDLSQEVENDLVTHLLQLEKMFYGLTQRSVMQLAYEIAEKNKLATRFNKETKSAGKEWFSGFMKRHPELRLRQPEATSLARASGFNRVVVGKFFDTLEQLVDQHKLTAVRIFNMDETSHTVVQRQEKILEQRGKHQVGAISSCERGQNVTGVYAMSASGFFVPPMLIYDRKKMMESLTFGAPPNTIFRCQDKGWMDSDTFCEWIRHFIRTVKPGPEEKVLLILDGHSSLTQSLKAIEICRQYGVIMLSLPSHCTHRLQPLHVSFFKPLNTFMSAAISTKMRALPGQQLNVQHIASLVGVAFHRAANMQITMNGFRYTGLWPSPLVSRAAEVEGATTAASAEKKMGDNVELLSGLTEYVSVKEISPLPSSSKSGQRKSGTRYNASGVVLTATPHKNALQQQSDGKAAKKRKLFDSKVKVTSKTRCVICGESENKDWIQCNRCGKWAHEECATITNELFYYCCM